The following proteins are co-located in the Silene latifolia isolate original U9 population chromosome 1, ASM4854445v1, whole genome shotgun sequence genome:
- the LOC141647223 gene encoding uncharacterized protein LOC141647223, whose protein sequence is MAVGDCSRLIEKVVERIRGWGARKLSYAGRLVLINDVLTQLHSFWARIFIIPLTVIDKITSICRNYLWASSDKYGRVPAVAWDQVCLGKKYGGTVHCGQWIYLVAGGLVKVDWWPLIWNRLSLPKYAFIGWLMIQERLYTKDRMLRFGVISDGLCDICRTQMEDHQHLFYSCDFSTRCWTLLREWLGVPLPTNDVLHWCSMWRCRSLLKKQLVYAAVVALIYHIWMAQNVCREEHRVPIPRQIFNEIRRYIQNLYRSKEMMSRFSLVL, encoded by the exons ATGGCAGTTGGAGACTGCTCAAGACTGATTGAGAAGGTTGTTGAGAGGATACGAGGATGGGGGGCTAGAAAGCTTAGCTATGCTGGACGCCTAGTTCTCATCAATGATGTTCTTACACAATTGCACTCTTTCTGGGCCAGGATATTCATTATTCCTCTCACTGTTATTGATAAGATCACAAGTATATGTAGGAATTATCTATGGGCAAGTAGTGACAAGTATGGTAGAGTTCCTGCTGTAGCTTGGGACCAAGTTTGTCTGGGGAAAAAATATGGTG GGACAGTACACTGTGGCCAGTGGATATACTTGGTTGCAGGGGGCTTGGTTAAGGTGGACTGGTGGCCTCTGATCTGGAATAGGCTCAGTCTACCTAAGTATGCGTTTATTGGTTGGCTAATGATTCAGGAGAGGCTATATACTAAGGATAGGATGCTAAGATTTGGTGTCATCTCTGATGGACTGTGTGATATATGCAGGACACAAATGGAAGACCATCAACATCTTTTCTACTCGTGTGATTTTAGTACAAGATGCTGGACTTTGTTGAGGGAGTGGCTAGGGGTACCTCTGCCAACTAATGATGTTCTGCATTGGTGCAGTATGTGGAGGTGTAGGTCCTTGTTAAAGAAGCAATTAGTTTATGCAGCTGTGGTGGCTCTGATTTACCACATTTGGATGGCACAGAATGTATGCAGGGAGGAGCACAGGGTACCTATTCCAAGGCAAATTTTCAATGAGATTAGGAGATATATCCAGAATTTATATAGGAGCAAGGAAATGATGTCTAGATTTAGTCTTGTGCTGTAA
- the LOC141647212 gene encoding uncharacterized protein LOC141647212, with translation MIRKFSRAINCMRLWSISKRKEWNKKWSGFDDTLEKGLHEIETMGVTRTFTNAYASQVGYAKVSAKYWKQRAKIKWNIDGDTCSKYFFNWVKGRAGRNYIAGIKMDNGEWNFYTEDIMGLFVQFYSDLFKEGVNEVSFDEYFPTVKNLFTVNKGFLSPDDSDALGNHFTPKEVRTTVFQLGPLKYPGPDGIHAIIFHKCWHFIKHDVIGTVLAILNGNNSPEFLIRPS, from the coding sequence ATGATACGAAAATTTTCTAGGGCTATAAATTGTATGCGTCTCTGGTCAATCTCTAAGAGAAAAGAGTGGAATAAGAAATGGAGTGGTTTTGATGACACTTTGGAAAAGGGTTTGCATGAAATCGAGACAATGGGAGTGACTCGGACTTTCACTAACGCGTATGCTAGTCAAGTGGGGTATGCTAAGGTTTCGGCTAAATATTGGAAACAGCGTGCCAAGATTAAATGGAATATAGACGGAGATACTTGCTCCAAGTACTTCTTTAATTGGGTGAAGGGTAGGGCAGGCAGGAATTATATTGCTGGGATTAAAATGGATAATGGCGAGTGGAATTTTTACACCGAGGATATTATGGGATTATTTGTCCAATTCTACTCTGATCTGTTTAAGGAAGGAGTGAATGAGGTCTCGTTTGATGAGTACTTCCCAACTGTTAAGAATTTGTTCACTGTCAATAAAGGGTTCCTTTCTCCGGATGACAGTGATGCTCTTGGCAACCATTTCACTCCTAAGGAGGTTCGCACGACAGTGTTTCAGCTTGGCCCGTTAAAATATCCCGGACCGGATGGTATTCATGCTATTATCTTCCATAAATGTTGGCACTTCATCAAGCATGATGTTATTGGGACAGTCTTAGCTATCCTGAATGGTAATAATTCACCAGAATTCCTAATAAGACCTTCTTAG